One genomic window of Acomys russatus chromosome 29, mAcoRus1.1, whole genome shotgun sequence includes the following:
- the Txlna gene encoding alpha-taxilin: MKNQDKKNGPAKHSNPKSSPGQREAGADGTQGRSRPTAPAAEAAEGSSSQAPGKAEGARAKAAQSGALCDVSEELSRQLEDILSTYCVDNNQGGPGEEGAQGEPTEPEDTDKSRTYAARNGEPEPGTPVVNGEKEAAKGEPSTEEIRTSDEAGDRDHRRPQEKKKAKGLGKEITLLMQTLNTLSTPEEKLAALCKKYAELLEEHRNSQKQMKLLQKKQSQLVQEKDHLRGEHSKAILARSKLESLCRELQRHNRSLKEEGVQRAREEEEKRKEVTSHFQVTLNDIQLQMEQHNERNSKLRQENMELAERLKKLIEQYELREEHIDKVFKHKDLQQQLVDAKLQQAQEMLKEAEERHQREKEFLLKEAVESQRMCELMKQQEAHLKQQLALYTEKFEEFQNTLSKSSEVFTTFKQEMEKMTKKIKKLEKETTMYRSRWESSNKALLEMAEEKTLRDKELEGLQVKIQRLEKLCRALQTERNDLNKRVQDLTAGGQAAPTAIGTERRPEAATASKEQGVERPGAQPSSSPKATEAPGCPGAPSREIGQAGPQEPTSATA; this comes from the exons ATGAAGAACCAAGACAAAAAGAATGGGCCTGCCAAACACTCCAACCCGAAGAGCAGCCCGGGGCAACGGGAAGCCGGAGCGGACGGAACCCAGGGACGGTCCAGACCGACAGCTCCTGCGGCGGAAGCTGCTGAAGGTTCCAGCAGCCAGGCTCCTGGGAAGGCGGAGG GAGCTCGAGCCAAAGCTGCTCAGTCCGGGGCCCTCTGTGACGTCTCTGAGGAGCTGAGCCGGCAGCTGGAAGACATTCTGAGCACATACTGTGTGGATAACAATCAGGGAGGCCCCGGTGAGGAGGGAGCGCAGGGCGAGCCCACAGAGCCGGAAGACACAGACAAGTCCCGAACCTATGCAGCAAGAAATGGGGAGCCTGAGCCAGGCACCCCAGTCGTCAATGGCGAGAAGGAGGCCGCTAAGGGGGAGCCCAGCACAGAAGAGATCCGAACAAGTGATGAGGCCGGAGACCGAGACCACCgaaggccacaggagaagaagaaagccaagggTCTGG GGAAGGAGATCACTCTGCTGATGCAGACGCTGAACACGCTGAGTACCCCAGAGGAGAAGCTGGCTGCGCTGTGCAAGAAGTATGCTGAGCTG CTGGAGGAACACCGGAACTCGCAGAAGCAGATGAAGCTCCTGCAGAAGAAGCAGAGCCAGCTGGTGCAGGAGAAGGACCATCTGCGCGGGGAGCACAGCAAGGCCATCCTGGCCCGGAGCAAGCTGGAGAGCCTGTGCCGGGAGCTGCAGCGCCACAACAGGTCCCTGAAG GAAGAAGGTGTGCAGCGAGCCCGCGAGGAAGAGGAGAAGCGCAAAGAGGTGACGTCACACTTCCAGGTGACACTGAATGACATTCAGCTGCAGATGGAACAGCATAACGAGCGAAACTCCAAGCTGCGCCAGGAGAACATGGAGCTGGCTGAGAGACTCAAGAAGTTGATCGAGCAGTACGAGCTTCGGGAAGAG CATATCGACAAAGTCTTCAAACATAAGGACCTGCAGCAGCAACTGGTGGACGCCAAGCTCCAGCAGGCCCAGGAgatgctgaaggaggcagaggagcgGCACCAGCGGGAGAAGGAGTTT CTCCTGAAGGAAGCAGTGGAGTCCCAGAGGATGTGCGAGCTGATGAAGCAGCAGGAGGCCCACTTAAAGCAGCAG CTTGCCCTGTACACAGAGAAGTTTGAGGAGTTCCAGAATACACTTTCCAAGAGCAGCGAAGTGTTCACCACATTCaaacaggaaatggaaaag ATGACAAAGAAGATCAAGAAGCTGGAGAAAGAAACTACCATGTATCGCTCCCGGTGGGAGAGCAGCAATAAGGCCTTGCTGGAGATGGCTGAAGAG AAAACTCTCCGGGACAAAGAGCTGGAAGGCCTGCAGGTGAAAATCCAGCGGCTGGAGAAGCTGTGCCGAGCACTGCAGACAGAGCGCAATGACCTGAACAAGCGGGTGCAGGACCTGACTGCAGGGGGCCAGGCTGCCCCCACTGCCATTGGCACTGAACGGAGGCCAGAGGCCGCCACCGCTTCCAAGGAACAAGGTGTTGAGAGGCCTGGGGCTCAACCATCCAGCTCTCCAAAGGCCACAGAagctcctggctgccctggagcacCAAGCAGAGAAATAGGCCAGGCAGGGCCCCAGGAGCCTACCTCAGCCACCGCCTAG